One Salmo salar unplaced genomic scaffold, Ssal_v3.1, whole genome shotgun sequence genomic window, ctctctctgtctctgtctctgtctctctctctctctgtccctcctctctctctgtccctcctctctctctctgtcctctctctctctctctctctctctctctctctctctgtcctcctctctctctctctctctctctctcaacagcgctctgcacaggcagcagtggaggacagtgatcagatctttaccggagctgatccgctccattgagagaaggagctctgaggtgaaggagctgatcagagcccaagagaaggctcaagtgagtgaagctgaaggagtcctggagcaactgaagcaggagatggctgagctgaggaagagaagcactgagctggagcagctctcacacacagaggatcacatccatttcctccaggtaactaaactgtcttgttaaatgtgatatgaaatgaacttcatgtgaaactattcatctcaatcattatgttgtcctctctctctctctctctctctgtctctctctatgtccctctctctctgtccctctctctgtgctccctccctctctctgtgtccctccctctctctgtgtccccccccctctctctgtgtccccctctctcttgtccccctctctctgtgtccctccctctctctgtgtccctccctctctctgtgtccctccctctctctgtgtccctctctctgtctctctctatgtccctctctctctgtccctctctctgtgtccctctcctctctctgtgtccctccctctctctgtgtcccccctctctctgtgtccccccctctctctgtgtcccccctctctctgtgcccctctctctgtgtcccccctctctctgtgtccccctctctctgtgtccccctctctctgtccccccccctctctctgtgtcctctctctgtccccctctctgtgccccctctctctgtgtccccccctctctgtgtccccctctctctgtgtccccctctctctgtgtccctccctctctctgtgtctctctctctctctctctctctctctctctctctctgtctgtctctgtctcttcctctctctctctctgctccccctctctctctctctctctgtccccctctctctctctctctctctctgtcccctctctctctgtccctctctctctctctctctctctctctctctctctctctctctgtctctctctctctctctctgtctctctctctctctcttgtccctctctctctctctctgtcccctctctctctgtctctctctctgtccctctctctctgtctctgtccctctctgtctctgtctctctctctgtccctctctctatgtccctctgtccctctctctctctctctctctctctctctctgtctctgtctctctctctctctctctctctgtctctctctctgtcctctctgttcccctgtctctctctgtctctctctctgtctgtctctgtctctctctgtgccctctctctctctgtccctctctctctctctctctctctgtctctctctctctgtccctctctctctccagagttatcagtctctctcctgatcagtgtatcttcagacttacccagcatcgttgtccgtcctcttcagttcTTTGGAGATGtggtaagactgtgtctgaactgagagagaaactagaagacttccttaaaggagaatggaccaagatctccactacaggtgtgttgaaaacaatcagaacatcaactttagaccattgaaagttccctactagtcatatacatgtggaatatggtatgatgataacattccctctctctgtcaatgtgtttgtgtgtctgttagtgaatatagtggaggttgttcgcctccagagcccaagaccagagaacagttgttacaatgtgagtctctttgttgtgaagtaactaacagtctctttttactgccactcctaacaatccctctagaaatatatagcaatagtagatctaatcaaagactgggtatctatcgactcctcatatttctctgatttgatctctgctgtgctctaatcaaagacagggtagatacagtatctgacttaacttattgttctgactcccctcattggtccctgctcttctcccagattcctgtcagctcacactggacccaaacacagcatacacactcctctctctgtctgaagggaacagaaaggtgacctatacaGACCAAGACCAACCATATccgaccatc contains:
- the LOC123732908 gene encoding stonustoxin subunit beta-like codes for the protein MDQDLHYSEYSGGCSPPEPKTREQLLQYSCQLTLDPNTAYTLLSLSEGNRKVTYTDQDQPYPTIQTDSPTGTRFCVERVCLDAVTVRWSGVVMFIQQSHIKTSAEQRQLRWCSWTQ